In Limibacter armeniacum, a single window of DNA contains:
- a CDS encoding cation diffusion facilitator family transporter, which produces MSHFHHHDHSHGIHSHSESGSIRSAFFLNAFFTIIEIIGGIMTNSMAILSDAVHDLGDTFALGMGYYFEKISDKREDFRYTYGYRRYSPLSAVINATVLTVGSVLIIAQTVPRLLKPEAVDTEGMLFLAILGVIVNGVAVFKLSKNKGSANHRVMMLHLMEDVLGWVAVLIGSLVMHFYDLPIIDPILSMGIACYVLFNALRNIKQIVPIFLQAVPYNISVNKVKASLEEIKHVLEVHDIHVWSLDGEFNIITIHVVVDESLSLEKCFEVKRIVRDHLMTLQIQHATIEIELSSEHCDITEAGSMH; this is translated from the coding sequence ATGTCACACTTTCATCATCACGACCATTCTCACGGAATTCACTCCCATTCTGAAAGCGGCAGTATCCGTTCAGCGTTCTTTTTGAATGCATTTTTTACCATCATAGAAATCATTGGTGGTATTATGACCAACTCAATGGCTATTTTGTCTGACGCTGTTCACGATCTTGGGGATACTTTTGCCTTAGGAATGGGGTACTACTTTGAAAAAATCTCTGACAAAAGAGAAGATTTCCGCTATACCTATGGTTACAGACGATATTCTCCTCTTTCGGCAGTCATTAACGCAACAGTACTAACTGTGGGTAGTGTATTGATTATAGCCCAAACAGTTCCCCGACTACTCAAACCAGAGGCGGTGGATACAGAAGGAATGCTATTTCTGGCAATATTAGGTGTGATTGTAAATGGGGTTGCCGTATTCAAATTGAGTAAAAATAAGGGCTCTGCTAACCACAGAGTGATGATGTTGCACTTGATGGAAGATGTGTTAGGTTGGGTCGCTGTCCTGATCGGGAGTTTGGTCATGCACTTTTATGACCTCCCAATCATTGACCCGATACTTTCTATGGGAATTGCCTGCTATGTACTGTTTAATGCACTCAGAAATATCAAACAGATTGTACCGATTTTCCTTCAGGCAGTACCATACAATATCAGTGTAAATAAGGTAAAAGCAAGTCTGGAAGAGATCAAGCATGTATTGGAAGTACATGATATACATGTGTGGTCATTGGATGGCGAATTCAATATTATCACCATTCATGTTGTGGTAGATGAAAGCCTTTCACTTGAAAAATGTTTTGAAGTAAAAAGGATAGTCCGTGATCACCTGATGACCCTACAGATACAACACGCAACCATAGAGATAGAACTTTCCAGTGAGCATTGTGACATCACAGAAGCAGGTTCTATGCACTAA
- a CDS encoding quinone oxidoreductase family protein codes for MKALCFDKFGGPDVLYYGDIPEPSIQDNEILLETKAIGLNFADVYRRKGNYHLEGKPPYIPGYEGAGVVKAVGASVSGIAVGDRIAFADVPYANAELVAVPEEKAVPIPEGISFEQAASLMLQGLTAQYLMFDSYKVKAGDIVLVHAAAGGVGQYLVQIAKSLGATVIGLTSSEEKQAAASNAGADKVFLYGDHWTEKVLEFTQQQGVDVVYESVGTTIMDSFEVTRIKGTVVFFGMAAGDPVHIDPRMLMDTSKTLTGGDLWNYLVSKEERLNRSEALFEMVKKGDIKVNIDSTFKLSEGNKAHAYLESRKSKGKILLIP; via the coding sequence ATGAAAGCACTTTGCTTTGATAAATTCGGGGGACCTGATGTCCTCTACTATGGAGACATACCTGAACCAAGTATTCAAGACAACGAAATACTACTAGAAACAAAGGCCATCGGGCTGAACTTTGCAGATGTTTATCGCCGAAAAGGCAACTACCATCTTGAAGGAAAACCTCCTTACATCCCAGGCTATGAAGGAGCTGGCGTTGTAAAAGCAGTAGGCGCTTCCGTAAGTGGCATTGCAGTTGGTGACCGTATCGCCTTTGCTGATGTTCCTTATGCAAATGCAGAACTGGTTGCAGTCCCTGAGGAAAAAGCCGTTCCAATTCCTGAAGGTATTTCTTTTGAACAAGCTGCTTCCCTTATGCTACAAGGCTTGACGGCACAATACCTGATGTTTGATAGCTACAAGGTAAAGGCAGGAGATATTGTATTGGTACATGCCGCAGCAGGTGGTGTTGGACAGTACCTTGTTCAGATAGCCAAATCATTGGGAGCGACCGTTATTGGGCTAACTTCTTCTGAAGAAAAACAGGCAGCAGCATCTAATGCTGGTGCTGACAAGGTATTTCTTTATGGCGATCACTGGACTGAAAAAGTCCTGGAGTTTACGCAGCAACAAGGAGTAGATGTCGTATACGAATCTGTCGGAACGACTATTATGGATAGCTTTGAGGTAACACGTATCAAAGGTACAGTCGTATTCTTCGGTATGGCAGCAGGAGACCCTGTACACATCGACCCTAGAATGCTGATGGATACTTCCAAAACGCTGACGGGTGGTGACCTTTGGAACTATCTGGTATCTAAAGAAGAAAGACTAAATAGGTCTGAAGCCTTATTTGAGATGGTCAAAAAGGGTGATATCAAAGTAAATATTGACAGCACATTCAAACTTTCGGAAGGAAATAAAGCGCATGCTTACCTTGAAAGCCGCAAAAGCAAAGGGAAGATACTTCTGATACCATAA
- a CDS encoding TIGR01458 family HAD-type hydrolase translates to MKRQTMENDWLKDIEGVLCDLDGVVYISETPIAGSIEAIRILKQKQIPIRFLTNTSGRPVASIHERLVRMGVDVGMDEIITPPVAAANYLKAKGIRSIYPVVSKSIRAYFNEQFELVETNPEVVVIGDIGDVWDYELMSRIFKLVMEGAEMLTLHKGRFWKTEAGLKLDIGAFVAGLEYSTGKKAYISGKPGSAFFEMGVNSLGLTSDKVLMIGDDVDGDIGGAQNAGVKGILVRTGKFRQEILEASPVTPDLVVDSLEAFSKLV, encoded by the coding sequence TTGAAAAGACAGACTATGGAAAATGATTGGCTAAAAGATATTGAAGGGGTTTTATGTGATTTGGATGGGGTAGTGTATATAAGTGAAACGCCCATAGCAGGTTCGATTGAAGCCATAAGGATACTGAAGCAAAAGCAAATACCGATTAGGTTTTTAACCAACACATCAGGTCGTCCGGTAGCTTCCATTCATGAACGGTTAGTTAGAATGGGAGTAGATGTTGGAATGGATGAAATCATTACTCCTCCGGTTGCAGCGGCCAATTACCTAAAAGCAAAAGGTATCAGGAGTATTTATCCTGTAGTAAGTAAATCAATCAGGGCGTATTTTAATGAACAATTTGAATTAGTCGAGACCAACCCTGAGGTAGTTGTAATAGGGGACATTGGTGATGTCTGGGATTATGAATTAATGAGTAGGATCTTTAAACTGGTTATGGAAGGTGCCGAAATGCTGACTTTGCACAAAGGAAGGTTTTGGAAAACGGAAGCTGGGTTAAAGCTGGATATAGGGGCATTTGTGGCAGGACTGGAGTATTCAACAGGAAAGAAAGCCTATATCTCAGGAAAACCAGGGAGTGCATTTTTTGAGATGGGGGTCAATAGCTTGGGGCTTACATCGGATAAAGTATTGATGATTGGTGATGATGTGGATGGGGATATTGGAGGAGCACAAAATGCGGGAGTGAAAGGTATTTTGGTCAGAACTGGCAAGTTCAGGCAAGAAATATTGGAGGCATCGCCTGTTACGCCTGATTTGGTGGTTGATTCATTGGAAGCATTTTCAAAACTCGTTTAG
- a CDS encoding SRPBCC family protein yields MLKKILFGLLAVIVLAALGGFLYPSKLHIEKSMMIHGNHDVVQAQLVNFKNFNSWSPWAKLDPETKYEYSDQQGVEGATMSWSSEDSHVGSGKMVLTKVGDNEILYETSFEGWSAASPCGYKIAEVDGGTEVVWFMDMDFGLNPIYRYMGAFMMEEAILKDYEQGLVNLNAVVEKKMEAEMKMLEAELADVSSSEDAEVVEESVN; encoded by the coding sequence ATGCTAAAAAAAATTCTCTTTGGACTACTTGCTGTAATCGTATTGGCAGCACTGGGTGGTTTTTTGTACCCCAGTAAACTTCACATTGAAAAATCAATGATGATTCATGGCAACCATGATGTCGTACAGGCACAATTGGTAAACTTTAAAAACTTTAATAGCTGGTCCCCTTGGGCTAAGCTTGACCCAGAAACAAAATATGAATACTCTGACCAACAAGGTGTAGAAGGTGCTACCATGAGTTGGTCAAGTGAAGACAGCCATGTTGGCAGTGGTAAAATGGTCCTCACAAAAGTGGGAGACAATGAGATCCTTTACGAAACATCATTTGAAGGTTGGAGTGCGGCAAGCCCTTGCGGTTATAAGATTGCTGAAGTGGACGGTGGAACAGAAGTCGTGTGGTTTATGGACATGGACTTTGGCTTGAATCCGATTTACCGTTATATGGGTGCTTTCATGATGGAAGAAGCTATTCTGAAAGATTATGAGCAAGGTCTTGTTAATCTGAATGCAGTAGTGGAAAAGAAAATGGAAGCTGAAATGAAAATGCTGGAAGCTGAATTGGCAGACGTTTCTAGCTCAGAAGATGCCGAGGTTGTGGAGGAATCAGTAAATTGA
- a CDS encoding cupin domain-containing protein: MDVEVRQLSEVEMAAKNISQWPTKSNGVSKFPHFFEHAEACYVIEGEATVTSEEHGAVKIKKGDYVVFPKGMECYWEVTSDFKKYYHIDES; the protein is encoded by the coding sequence ATGGATGTAGAGGTTCGTCAATTGAGTGAAGTTGAAATGGCTGCTAAAAATATCAGCCAATGGCCGACTAAGTCTAACGGGGTTTCTAAGTTTCCTCATTTCTTTGAGCATGCAGAGGCCTGTTATGTTATTGAGGGGGAAGCCACTGTAACAAGTGAGGAACATGGAGCGGTCAAAATCAAAAAAGGAGATTATGTGGTATTTCCGAAAGGAATGGAATGTTATTGGGAAGTTACTTCAGACTTCAAGAAATACTACCACATAGATGAATCATAG
- a CDS encoding cytochrome-c peroxidase, whose product MLRHYNSLIFFIFIASTSCKEQKQSHANEQEFEPISISFQNERAEYEPIKPIHFIDSDPNKVALGKLLFHDNSITKNGKSSCASCHNLKKGGADYTAISKGVDTTDGVLNTPSVYNAVFNFRQFWDGQASDLTEAVHDTVSLTKNAGISWTKAIWVINHDGQYTEMFQHLYNGDISKKTITDAIVGYEKTLVTPSRFDRFLLGDEEAISKQERKGYQLFKEYGCGSCHQGVNIGGNMYQKLGIVRDYFKDHDTIKKVDWGRFNITQKQSDKFSFKVPSLRNVSLTAPYLHNGEVQTLKQAIQVMAVYQIGRNIPDNEINDIEAFLQSLTGEELEKHNQ is encoded by the coding sequence ATGCTCAGACACTACAATTCACTTATCTTCTTCATATTCATTGCTTCGACTAGCTGTAAAGAGCAGAAACAGTCCCATGCCAATGAACAGGAATTTGAGCCTATCAGTATTTCCTTTCAGAATGAAAGGGCAGAGTATGAACCCATTAAACCGATCCATTTCATTGACAGTGATCCCAATAAGGTGGCCTTGGGAAAACTACTCTTTCATGATAATTCAATTACCAAAAATGGTAAGTCTTCCTGTGCTAGCTGTCATAACCTTAAAAAAGGCGGTGCAGATTATACTGCTATTTCAAAAGGTGTTGATACAACTGATGGTGTGCTTAATACCCCCTCCGTTTACAATGCAGTCTTCAACTTTAGGCAGTTTTGGGATGGGCAAGCATCCGACCTGACAGAAGCTGTACATGACACGGTATCACTAACCAAAAATGCTGGAATTAGCTGGACCAAGGCAATCTGGGTAATCAATCATGATGGTCAATATACAGAGATGTTTCAGCACCTATATAATGGTGATATCTCAAAAAAGACCATTACAGATGCCATAGTCGGATATGAAAAGACACTCGTAACCCCTTCCCGATTTGACAGGTTCCTGCTTGGTGATGAAGAAGCCATTAGCAAGCAAGAGCGGAAAGGTTATCAGCTTTTCAAGGAATATGGATGTGGTTCCTGCCATCAGGGTGTTAATATCGGTGGGAATATGTACCAGAAACTCGGTATTGTACGTGACTACTTCAAAGATCATGATACCATCAAAAAAGTGGATTGGGGACGGTTTAATATCACACAGAAACAGTCGGACAAATTCTCTTTTAAAGTCCCTTCTCTCAGAAATGTTTCCCTAACAGCTCCATACCTACACAACGGGGAAGTTCAAACACTCAAGCAAGCTATACAGGTGATGGCTGTCTATCAGATTGGGAGAAACATCCCTGACAATGAAATCAATGACATTGAGGCTTTCCTTCAATCATTAACTGGTGAAGAACTAGAGAAGCACAATCAATAA
- a CDS encoding SpoIIE family protein phosphatase: protein MNLRNWLNNSPNIAQKYITYIGIFFMSVLAFSGLFIMKGLENHQVYVEINQEIDHLADENRKLTQTLLHLNSLMFFDYDQLVNSLERLKSSFQILDKEKVSEAFLDDWQTEALLNSINKKIEQKIEMAEHFKSNHALHINSFNSLPIILLETEHQFGKSYNFADIKRIVLESYIHYSSQQPLLAKEYLKRVTIAHKTLKAPQTEREQLRLLLQHCYNMISYRLKDRQIINQIEQLDINGDIKALSERVNSILWNKNRRDEQIILTLFLFSLLVSITILLLIWFTKKNANLISGKHDRLIHNLDYAKKLQSAIFPSHDTFKLLFKDHAIIYKPKDIVSGDFYAIDHVNGNTIVVSADCASNGVPGALLSIIGKNLIDKIIHDYHILQPHEILFHLDCEIRKILKLDIAPEMDGIDIAICAINQERNTLTFAGAHASAYYVQDGIVSELKGNRYSIGCTVKKDGVKKFNSQTILVQKATSLYLCSNGLKDQYGGTENKRYGNHRLKEVIAKCYRKEMKEQAILFQQDFEQWKGLHQQGDDIMLLGLKIS, encoded by the coding sequence ATGAACCTCAGAAACTGGCTAAATAACAGTCCTAATATTGCTCAGAAATACATCACCTATATCGGGATCTTTTTCATGAGTGTATTGGCTTTTTCAGGTCTTTTTATCATGAAAGGCTTGGAAAACCATCAGGTATATGTAGAAATCAATCAGGAAATTGATCACTTGGCTGATGAAAACCGGAAGCTAACGCAAACCCTATTACACCTTAATAGCTTGATGTTTTTTGATTATGACCAACTCGTCAATAGTTTGGAAAGGCTCAAAAGCTCGTTCCAGATTCTTGACAAGGAAAAAGTATCCGAAGCTTTTCTGGATGACTGGCAAACTGAGGCTTTACTGAACAGCATTAACAAGAAGATTGAGCAAAAAATTGAGATGGCTGAGCACTTTAAGTCTAACCATGCGTTACATATCAATTCATTCAATTCCTTGCCCATAATACTCCTTGAAACGGAACACCAATTTGGGAAATCTTACAACTTTGCTGACATCAAGCGAATTGTGTTGGAAAGCTACATTCATTACAGCAGCCAGCAACCGTTGCTTGCCAAAGAATACCTAAAAAGAGTCACCATCGCACATAAAACGCTGAAAGCTCCACAAACTGAAAGAGAACAGCTCCGGTTACTGCTACAGCATTGTTACAATATGATCAGTTATAGGCTGAAAGATCGGCAGATCATTAACCAGATCGAGCAATTGGATATCAATGGTGATATCAAAGCACTCTCTGAAAGAGTGAACAGTATTTTATGGAACAAGAACCGAAGGGATGAGCAAATCATACTCACCTTGTTCTTATTCTCATTACTTGTGTCAATCACGATCTTGCTGCTTATATGGTTTACTAAGAAAAATGCCAACCTTATTTCAGGAAAACATGATCGCCTGATTCATAACCTTGATTATGCAAAAAAACTACAAAGTGCCATTTTTCCATCACATGATACTTTCAAACTACTTTTCAAGGACCATGCGATTATCTATAAACCAAAAGACATTGTTTCGGGAGACTTCTATGCAATTGATCATGTGAATGGAAATACTATTGTAGTAAGTGCAGACTGTGCGAGTAATGGTGTTCCCGGAGCCTTGCTGTCAATTATTGGCAAAAACCTGATTGACAAGATCATTCACGACTACCATATTCTTCAGCCACATGAAATCCTATTTCACCTAGACTGTGAGATTCGTAAAATACTGAAGCTCGACATTGCCCCTGAGATGGATGGAATAGACATAGCCATCTGTGCCATCAATCAGGAAAGAAATACATTAACCTTTGCAGGAGCACATGCTTCTGCTTACTATGTTCAGGATGGAATTGTATCCGAGCTTAAAGGCAATCGTTATTCGATTGGCTGTACAGTCAAAAAGGATGGAGTGAAAAAGTTTAACTCGCAAACCATTTTGGTCCAAAAAGCTACATCGCTCTACCTCTGTTCCAATGGTCTCAAGGATCAGTATGGAGGAACAGAAAATAAACGCTATGGCAATCACAGACTTAAAGAAGTAATAGCCAAATGTTACAGAAAAGAGATGAAAGAACAGGCTATACTCTTTCAGCAGGACTTCGAACAGTGGAAAGGACTCCATCAACAGGGAGATGATATAATGCTGTTGGGACTTAAAATTAGCTGA